The following coding sequences lie in one Rutidosis leptorrhynchoides isolate AG116_Rl617_1_P2 chromosome 4, CSIRO_AGI_Rlap_v1, whole genome shotgun sequence genomic window:
- the LOC139843720 gene encoding F-box/kelch-repeat protein At3g06240-like has product MDDVVEEIVTRLDVEDVVRCKSVCKSWYNLISSNYFVKAHLNRSYINNNREHGYLRIRIHWHFNVFSNGILPDCIMAGSCNGLVCISPKPGELLVTNPSTREVRKLPMLPYKIGINVWGFGYDSLTDDYKVVVGFNEFKHHMRFQVFSLKSNKWKFVGDCDYLTYNTYNTKHRICGFLYDGALHRFMDDTKNKKTIILSFDLSLEKFKEIPLPNDTKYVCDDYRGNRLGMFEERLCILRYNDIYAKSCKKWVMNNYNSWQLLPDDYKGNKYGAATPAYLLYFFKDNTWRLVDDRKENKHWSYQSWSNVGNPIFVKSLVSPYPCEKPKKKTKNNKRKRRKNKACSYER; this is encoded by the coding sequence ATGGATGATGTGGTTGAGGAGATAGTTACAAGATTGGATGTAGAAGATGTTGTTCGATGCAAGAGTGTTTGTAAGTCATGGTATAATTTAATATCATCTAATTATTTTGTTAAAGCTCATCTTAATCGTAGTTACATTAATAACAATCGTGAACATGGATATTTAAGAATCCGTATACATTGGCATTTCAATGTTTTCAGTAATGGTATATTGCCTGATTGTATAATGGCTGGTTCATGTAATGGGCTTGTTTGCATCTCTCCCAAACCAGGTGAATTATTAGTAACCAATCCTTCCACTCGAGAGGTTAGAAAACTGCCAATGCTTCCTTACAAAATCGGGATCAATGTATGGGGTTTTGGTTATGATTCTTTAACTGATGATTATAAGGTTGTTGTGGGGTTTAATGAATTCAAACATCATATGCGCTTTCAAGTGTtttctttaaaatcaaataaatGGAAATTTGTGGGAGATTGCGATTATttaacttataatacttataatactaaacaTCGTATTTGTGGTTTTTTATACGATGGGGCGCTTCATAGGTTTATGGATGATACAAAGAACAAGAAGACAATAATTCTTTCGTTTGATTTATCTCTAGAGAAATTCAAAGAAATCCCCCTACCTAATGACACGAAATATGTATGTGATGATTATAGAGGAAACAGACTAGGGATGTTTGAAGAACGTCTATGCATACTTCGTTACAATGATATCTATGCTAAATCATGCAAAAAATGGGTGATGAATAACTATAATTCTTGGCAACTTCTCCCTGATGATTACAAAGGTAATAAGTATGGTGCTGCTACTCCTGCATACCTACTCTATTTTTTTAAAGACAACACATGGCGTTTAGTTGATGATCGTAAAGAAAACAAACATTGGTCTTATCAGAGCTGGTCCAACGTTGGTAACCCTATATTTGTCAAGTCACTTGTATCTCCATATCCCTGTGAGAAACCAAAGAAAAAGACGAAGAATAACAAGAGAAAGAGGAGGAAGAATAAGGCGTGTTCTTATGAACGGTAA